Within Acidimicrobiales bacterium, the genomic segment CGGCCCCGCATGAACGCCAGCGGCGCCACCTCAATCGTGCCCCGGTCCATCAGCCGCTGGACACCCTCGGGCTCGACCATGTCGTAGAGGGCGTCGTACAGCGGCCGCAGGTAGGGGTCCACCTTGGCCATGAGGTCACCCGGCAGGAATCCCAGGCGCTCCCCCGCCTCGACCGCCGGGCGGGTGAGCAGGATGCGGTTCACCCGCTTGGCCTGGAGCGCCTGCACGCCCAGCGCCACCGCCAGATACGACTTCCCCGTACCCGCCGGCCCGATGCCGAAGGTGATCACGTTCTCGGAGATGGCGT encodes:
- a CDS encoding PhoH family protein, which translates into the protein AISENVITFGIGPAGTGKSYLAVALGVQALQAKRVNRILLTRPAVEAGERLGFLPGDLMAKVDPYLRPLYDALYDMVEPEGVQRLMDRGTIEVAPLAFMRGRTLNSSFIILDEAQNTTPEQMKMFLTRIGFGSKAVVTGDVTQIDVPGGRSGLVGLEEVLGGIEGLAFVQLGPRDVVRHKIVSDIVTAYERAQSSSVRP